From Streptomyces sp. SCSIO 75703:
GCATCGACATCAGCGAGGCGCAGGCCGTGCGTGCCGTCGCCGCGCTGGAGTCCTCCACCGCCCGCGCCGTCGCCCGCGGCCGGCTGACCGAGGACGAGCGCGCGGAGGCGCTCGCCCGGCTGCGCACCGCCACCGATCTGCGGGCGGCGGCCGACGCCGACCTGGTGATCGAGGTCGCCCCGGAGTCGTACGAGGTCAAGCAGCGGATCTTCCGGGAGCTGGACGGGATCGTGCGCCCGGACACCGTCCTGGCGACCGGGACCAACGCCCTGTCGGTGACCCGGCTGGCCGCCGACTCGGCCCGGCCCGAGCGGGTGCTCGGCATGCACTTCTTCAACCCGGCCCCGGCGATGCGGCTGGTGGAGGTCGTCTCCTCGGTGCTGACCTCGCCGGCGGCCGTCACGGCGGTCACCAACCTCGCCCTCGACCTCGGCAAGGAGCCCGTCGCGGTGGGCGACCGGCCCGGTTTCGTCGCCGACGGGCTGCTCTTCGGCTACCTCAACCAGGCGGCGGCGATGTACGAGTCGCACTACGCCACCCGCGAGGACATCGACGCCGCGATGCGCCTGGGCTGCGGGCTGCCCATGGGCCCGCTGGCGCTGCTGGACCTGATCGGGGTGGACACCGCGCGCACCGTCCTGGAGGCGATGTACGCGGCCTCGCACGACCGGCTGCACGCCCCCGCGCCGATCCTGCGCCAGCTCAGCGAGGCGGGCCTGACGGGCCGCAAGGCGGGGCGCGGCTTCTACACCTACGAGGCGCCGGGCAGCGCGACGGTGGTGCCGGACGCCGTCTCCCCGCGCGAGACGGAGGTCGTGGTGCGGGGGCGTACGGTGCGCACCGTCGGTGTCGCCGGTTCGGGCACGATGGCATCCGGCATCGCCGAGGTGTTCGCGAAGGCCGGGTACGAGGTCGTCCTCGCCGCCCGCAGCGCGGAGAAGGCGCGGGCGGCGAAGGACCGTATCGGCGCCTCCCTGGCGCGGTCGGTGGCCCGGGGGCGGCTGAGCGACGAGGCCGCCGCCGGGACGCTGGCCCG
This genomic window contains:
- a CDS encoding 3-hydroxybutyryl-CoA dehydrogenase translates to MAAPLSDTPLSPLRTVAVVGLGTMGTGIAEVLATAGRDVVGIDISEAQAVRAVAALESSTARAVARGRLTEDERAEALARLRTATDLRAAADADLVIEVAPESYEVKQRIFRELDGIVRPDTVLATGTNALSVTRLAADSARPERVLGMHFFNPAPAMRLVEVVSSVLTSPAAVTAVTNLALDLGKEPVAVGDRPGFVADGLLFGYLNQAAAMYESHYATREDIDAAMRLGCGLPMGPLALLDLIGVDTARTVLEAMYAASHDRLHAPAPILRQLSEAGLTGRKAGRGFYTYEAPGSATVVPDAVSPRETEVVVRGRTVRTVGVAGSGTMASGIAEVFAKAGYEVVLAARSAEKARAAKDRIGASLARSVARGRLSDEAAAGTLARITPAGSYDDFAEVDLAVEAVAEDLEVKRQLFATLDKVCRPGAVLATTTSSLPVVACARATSRPGDVIGMHFFNPAPAMKLVEVVRTVLTEDEAHATVREVCATLRKHPVDCGDRAGFIVNALLFPYLNNAVKMVQEHYASMDDIDTAMKLGGGYPMGPFELLDVVGLDVSLAIEKVLHREFRDPGLAPAPLLEHLVAAGCLGRKSGRGFREHARR